A stretch of the Lolium perenne isolate Kyuss_39 chromosome 3, Kyuss_2.0, whole genome shotgun sequence genome encodes the following:
- the LOC139838159 gene encoding protein FAR1-RELATED SEQUENCE 5-like, producing MYQQKPKGIITDGDAAMIAAVGKVFPVVWYRVCTWHIEKNMKKHIDSLAHNEFRSALYYTTSEQVFEERWRAFVEKHQTELTKEWMKRMYRRKKLWSAAYLANGYFLGMKSNQRSESLNSTLHTHLDFGLTMVDMVVHYENNSSRVREEEARQDTIDSQTVPVAVTRYKDIEMSAARKFTATNFYLVQGELKKIGGLEIVDQLGCLGGLTTFVVSWMNNRKYLFSVEYRTLKAKRKQ from the coding sequence ATGTATCAGCAGAAGCCTAAAGGGATCATCACTGATGGGGACGCTGCAATGATCGCCGCTGTTGGTAAAGTCTTTCCAGTCGTGTGGTACCGTGTTTGTACGtggcatattgagaagaacatgaagaagcacATTGACTCCCTGGCTCACAATGAATTCCGGTCGGCTTTGTACTACACCACTTCAGAACAAGTATTCGAGGAGAGATGGAGGGCATTCGTCGAGAAGCACCAGACGGAATTAACCAAAGAATGGATGAAGAGGATGTATAGGAGGAAGAAGTTGTGGTCAGCCGCGTATCTAGCGAATGGATATTTCCTCGGAATGAAAAGCAACCAGAGGAGCGAGAGTTTGAACTCCACCCTACACACCCACCTTGACTTTGGACTGACAATGGTGGATATGGTTGTGCACTACGAGAATAACAGTAGCCGTGTCCGGGAAGAAGAGGCCCGCCAGGACACCATAGACTCTCAGACAGTACCGGTTGCAGTTACCAGGTACAAGGATATAGAGATGTCTGCTGCCCGTAAATTCACTGCTACAAACTTCTACCTCGTTCAAGGGGAGCTGAAAAAGATTGGGGGCCTAGAGATTGTAGATCAACTTGGATGTCTTGGTGGGTTAACAACCTTCGTTGTGTCATGGATGAATAACCGTAAGTATTTGTTTTCAGTGGAGTACAGGACACTGAAAGCAAAGAGGAAACAATAA